The Oncorhynchus nerka isolate Pitt River linkage group LG12, Oner_Uvic_2.0, whole genome shotgun sequence genome includes a region encoding these proteins:
- the LOC115138402 gene encoding paired box protein Pax-1-like, which yields MEQTYGEVNQLGGVFVNGRPLPNAIRLRIVELAQLGIRPCDISRQLRVSHGCVSKILARYNETGSILPGAIGGSKPRVTTPNVVKNIRDYKLGDPGIFAWEIRDRLLADGVCDKYNVPSVSSISRILRNKIGNLSQPNQYESNKQAPTQAGLSYNHIYPYSYPNAMSPNGKMGSGPGVPVTAGHVSISRAWPSAHTVTNILGIRAFMDHQAIAGAEGYPPKMEDWSSVNRATFPSAHAVNGIDKSVIDADIKYAQPSSTLSSYVPACSYSSSNQYGVYSGPGSYVTPGHHWQSQNSSLSLPSSGMTMHAGDIHSSMAFKHPSREGDRKPTSPLSKQQQHEALSSVHGLNLPTSSS from the exons ATGG AGCAAACCTATGGGGAGGTGAATCAGTTGGGTGGTGTATTCGTCAATGGACGACCGCTGCCCAACGCCATACGACTACGGATAGTGGAATTGGCCCAGCTTGGAATCAGACCCTGCGATATCAGTAGGCAACTTCGTGTCTCTCATGGCTGTGTGAGCAAGATACTAGCACGATACAATGAAACGGGTTCTATTTTACCCGGTGCCATCGGGGGGAGCAAACCACGGGTTACTACACCGAATGTGGTGAAGAACATAAGGGATTACAAACTAGGTGACCCGGGGATCTTTGCCTGGGAGATCCGGGACAGGCTTCTCGCAGACGGAGTTTGTGACAAATACAACGTGCCCTCAGTAAGCTCCATCAGCAGGATTTTACGGAACAAGATTGGAAATCTTTCCCAGCCGAACCAGTATGAGAGCAACAAGCAAGCCCCCACACAGGCCGGCCTCTCTTACAACCACATATACCCCTATTCATACCCCAACGCTATGTCACCCAATGGCAAAATGGGCAGCGGTCCCGGAGTACCCGTGACGGCCGGGCATGTAAGCATATCAAGGGCCTGGCCATCAGCACACACTGTCACCAACATTCTGGGTATCAGGGCCTTCATGGATCATCAAG CTATTGCTGGAGCAGAGGGATATCCACCGAAAATGGAGGACTGGAGTAGTGTCAACAGAGCGACGTTTCCCTCTGCTCATGCAGTCAACGGAATTGACAAATCAGTCATTGATGCGGACATAAAATATGCACAG CCTTCATCAACATTATCCAGTTATGTCCCAGCTTGTTCCTACTCATCTTCGAACCAGTATGGCGTTTATAGTGGGCCAGGTAGCTATGTGACCCCTGGACACCATTGGCAGTCCCAGAACTCGAGTTTGTCCCTCCCAAGCAGCGGCATGACGATGCACGCGGGAGACATACACTCTTCAATGGCGTTCAAACATCCATCGCGAGAAG GAGACAGAAAGCCCACCAGTCCACtaagcaagcagcagcagcacgagGCGTTGAGCAGTGTACACGGACTCAATCTCCCTACCTCATCCTCTTAA